One Methanolobus sp. WCC4 DNA segment encodes these proteins:
- a CDS encoding methanogenesis marker 15 protein yields the protein MNEEAVVKVALVSCGSEYAGVHGELESVAASVNAKLVYPEVEIDLLDDIGKDFGIEAASPDLRLMMARAKAVVEGITDVDGVFITSCFRCAEAAIVRNEVRRYINKHSELPVISYSFTERTTAATLLTRMEALTTIARRRHLLAREKQSGLTAGIDSGSTTTKAVVMRDNEIIGSGWVPTIKVIDSATEAFNQALEEAGVKQEDIQAIGTTGYGRFLIGEHFDARLIQEEITVNSKGAVYLADSQKGHATVIDIGGMDNKAISVDDGIPGMFTMGGICAGASGRFLDMTAKRLGVDITELGALAVKGMEQNVDMNSYCIVFGIQSLVNSLAKGSTPEDVAAAACHSVVEQIFEQQLQEVDVKEPLILVGGSSLIEGVPKALGELLKINVLVPPNSHLIGAVGSALLASGYVEE from the coding sequence ATGAATGAAGAAGCTGTTGTAAAGGTGGCTCTTGTCTCATGTGGTTCCGAATACGCAGGTGTCCACGGTGAGCTTGAATCAGTTGCAGCGAGCGTTAACGCAAAACTGGTTTATCCCGAGGTAGAGATCGATCTCCTTGATGATATCGGTAAGGACTTCGGTATCGAAGCTGCAAGTCCTGACCTTCGTCTCATGATGGCAAGGGCAAAGGCCGTTGTAGAAGGGATCACGGATGTTGACGGAGTATTCATCACTTCATGTTTCAGATGTGCAGAGGCTGCCATTGTCAGGAACGAGGTACGTCGTTACATTAACAAACATTCCGAACTTCCGGTTATCAGTTATTCTTTCACAGAGCGTACAACTGCAGCAACACTGCTGACCCGTATGGAAGCCCTTACAACCATCGCAAGACGCAGACACCTGCTTGCAAGGGAGAAGCAGAGCGGGCTTACTGCCGGTATCGACTCAGGTTCAACCACCACAAAGGCAGTTGTCATGAGGGACAACGAGATCATAGGTTCAGGATGGGTCCCTACCATCAAGGTCATTGACAGTGCCACGGAAGCTTTCAACCAGGCCCTTGAGGAGGCCGGTGTCAAACAGGAGGATATCCAGGCGATCGGTACAACAGGTTACGGTCGTTTCCTGATAGGTGAACACTTTGATGCCAGACTCATCCAGGAAGAGATCACTGTCAACTCAAAGGGTGCTGTATATCTTGCAGATTCCCAGAAGGGCCATGCCACTGTGATCGATATCGGTGGAATGGACAACAAGGCCATATCAGTTGATGACGGGATTCCCGGAATGTTCACAATGGGAGGTATCTGTGCTGGTGCATCAGGACGTTTCCTTGATATGACCGCAAAGAGACTTGGTGTTGATATCACGGAGCTCGGTGCCCTTGCTGTGAAAGGCATGGAGCAGAATGTGGATATGAACAGTTACTGTATTGTTTTCGGTATCCAGTCGCTTGTCAACTCACTTGCAAAGGGATCGACACCTGAGGATGTTGCTGCTGCTGCATGTCACAGTGTCGTAGAGCAGATATTCGAACAGCAGCTTCAGGAGGTCGATGTGAAGGAACCATTGATCCTTGTGGGAGGTTCATCACTTATCGAAGGTGTGCCAAAGGCCCTTGGTGAGCTGCTCAAGATAAATGTTCTTGTACCACCGAACTCTCATCTCATCGGTGCTGTAGGAAGTGCTTTACTGGCATCAGGATACGTGGAGGAGTAA
- a CDS encoding methanogenesis marker 17 protein, giving the protein MDALETFIVESTVQSEADAYKSIVADIITELVLGGAIGRIKVRVRPEDSLYLMAVILRGSQPKVKVSDMGSVDITNQITKEVTISIEQEKYLPELLEQLWAKYGRAGVRQPERKTLIMTVEDLDNDVEELRNIVVADPQKTLQSRLVEMAIRSTPEGFRVRYHSLDGHRFVFAASEDILKPEWIQEARNIAEELMEDE; this is encoded by the coding sequence ATGGATGCCCTTGAGACTTTCATTGTAGAGTCCACTGTCCAGTCAGAAGCAGATGCGTACAAGAGCATAGTCGCTGATATAATCACAGAACTGGTACTCGGTGGCGCCATCGGCAGGATAAAGGTAAGAGTAAGGCCTGAAGATTCCCTTTACCTCATGGCCGTGATCCTGAGAGGTAGCCAGCCTAAAGTGAAAGTATCTGATATGGGCAGCGTTGATATTACCAACCAGATCACAAAAGAGGTCACTATCTCGATAGAACAGGAGAAATATCTGCCTGAATTACTTGAACAGCTCTGGGCAAAATACGGACGTGCAGGGGTACGTCAGCCGGAAAGGAAGACCCTCATCATGACCGTGGAGGACCTGGACAATGATGTGGAAGAACTGCGGAACATAGTTGTCGCTGATCCGCAAAAGACCCTACAGTCAAGACTTGTAGAGATGGCTATCAGGTCCACTCCGGAAGGTTTCAGGGTTCGCTATCATTCACTTGATGGTCACAGGTTCGTGTTCGCAGCCAGTGAGGACATCCTTAAACCTGAGTGGATACAGGAAGCCCGTAACATTGCCGAAGAGCTAATGGAGGATGAATAA
- a CDS encoding methanogenesis marker 7 protein, whose amino-acid sequence MAAILEPYIYEGGIHQHTLITELLEDLGGYLIQKVPAATEVTLVMLIPRDDVHLIEELGKKLLGKLERAPLTGTEIAVVSPTLASHHLPHSACDVAEFMRRGGSNTNMIGLARGMGRRVSLSDNYERKLINEHDLAVFSFGTFSDCIKNKKPKLLEGVTIPKIVTGGPLDIKTEDVENADLYVGGVGRVAHRMRKPGELSALDILLEKVVEVVEKMREDLAKDPLAVLPPRVMKEIHEQIPEIFDVYSPAPVTLQLDGLRVKLPYDEFHERVENLEFDEGVRLSDMASITRSKMKNYILVKIKRESEVGFTA is encoded by the coding sequence ATGGCAGCGATACTGGAGCCCTATATCTACGAGGGTGGTATACACCAGCACACCCTCATCACCGAACTTCTGGAGGACCTTGGAGGCTATCTTATACAGAAGGTGCCTGCAGCTACAGAGGTCACTCTTGTCATGCTCATCCCAAGGGACGATGTCCATCTTATCGAGGAACTGGGGAAAAAACTCCTTGGAAAGCTCGAACGTGCACCACTCACAGGTACTGAGATCGCTGTGGTCTCCCCTACACTTGCGTCCCACCACCTGCCACACTCTGCATGTGATGTGGCGGAGTTCATGCGAAGGGGAGGCTCCAATACCAATATGATCGGTCTTGCGAGGGGTATGGGCAGAAGGGTCTCACTTTCCGATAATTATGAGAGGAAGCTGATCAATGAACATGACCTTGCTGTATTTTCCTTCGGTACTTTCAGTGATTGTATAAAGAACAAGAAGCCAAAGCTCCTTGAAGGTGTCACCATTCCTAAGATCGTCACCGGTGGTCCTCTTGATATTAAGACCGAGGATGTGGAGAATGCCGACCTTTATGTCGGTGGCGTTGGAAGGGTAGCTCATCGAATGAGAAAACCCGGTGAACTCAGTGCACTTGACATACTGCTTGAAAAGGTAGTTGAAGTTGTGGAGAAGATGCGTGAGGACCTTGCAAAGGACCCTCTGGCCGTGCTGCCTCCAAGGGTCATGAAAGAGATCCATGAGCAGATACCTGAGATATTCGATGTGTACTCGCCTGCTCCGGTCACTCTCCAGCTTGACGGCCTGCGTGTTAAACTCCCATACGATGAGTTCCATGAAAGGGTGGAGAACCTTGAATTCGACGAGGGTGTAAGGCTTTCTGATATGGCTTCGATCACGAGGTCCAAAATGAAAAATTATATATTGGTCAAGATCAAACGTGAATCAGAGGTAGGCTTTACCGCCTGA
- a CDS encoding carboxymuconolactone decarboxylase family protein, with protein MELEKIKEILDKEPEEAVEDILADVEKRYGEIPYITNFMKDMPEIFISRMIYENSVMREFKRMDPKTVELISIAVASALRCEHCMKTHVRVAKRLGVSREEIFDSILIASSVSTAAVLAEGTRAVDTEFDDPDNCLSDSNCSICNINSNSELPEED; from the coding sequence ATGGAACTTGAAAAAATAAAAGAGATCCTTGACAAGGAGCCGGAAGAGGCTGTTGAAGATATTCTGGCCGACGTTGAGAAACGATATGGTGAGATCCCTTACATAACTAACTTCATGAAGGATATGCCTGAGATCTTCATATCACGCATGATCTACGAGAACAGCGTCATGCGGGAGTTCAAGCGCATGGACCCAAAGACGGTTGAACTCATCAGCATAGCTGTGGCATCGGCACTGCGCTGTGAGCACTGTATGAAGACCCATGTCAGGGTTGCAAAGAGACTTGGTGTCTCAAGGGAAGAGATATTCGATTCAATTCTCATAGCAAGCAGTGTATCGACCGCAGCGGTCCTTGCGGAAGGCACCCGTGCCGTGGACACAGAGTTCGATGATCCCGATAACTGTCTTTCCGACTCCAACTGTTCTATATGTAATATCAATTCCAATTCCGAGCTTCCGGAAGAGGATTAA
- a CDS encoding presenilin family intramembrane aspartyl protease PSH → MSSETGIKDYIPMLVMAGIILVVQITALLLATPMNDSGMQAFEDPDSTANSIYYIGIILVFTFFLLMAIKKNMEWIIQLTILLAVGATMFYVFFALLSLADIAEMTNNIISAVVAAVLTILLYKFPEWYVIDTVGLIIGAGASAIFGISLSILPVLVLLALLAIYDAISVYKTKHMIDLAEGVMDLRLPILFVIPKHLRYSFIEDSFNKEEGKEKEAFFMGLGDAIMPTILVVSANVFLVQKAESLGYIGFISYPALGAMIGTVIGFIALSVLVMKGKPQAGLPFLNSGVILGYIVGVLASGAGTPFY, encoded by the coding sequence TTGAGTTCGGAGACGGGAATAAAGGACTATATACCAATGCTTGTGATGGCAGGCATAATACTGGTAGTACAGATCACAGCATTGCTTTTAGCCACACCTATGAACGATAGCGGTATGCAGGCGTTCGAAGATCCGGATTCCACTGCGAACAGTATCTACTATATAGGTATCATCCTTGTATTCACGTTCTTCCTGCTGATGGCGATCAAGAAGAACATGGAATGGATAATACAGCTCACCATATTGCTTGCCGTGGGTGCTACCATGTTCTATGTGTTCTTCGCCCTTTTGTCACTTGCAGACATCGCAGAGATGACAAACAACATCATTTCCGCAGTTGTAGCTGCCGTGCTGACCATATTACTCTACAAGTTCCCGGAATGGTATGTTATAGACACAGTGGGACTTATCATAGGAGCAGGGGCAAGTGCGATATTCGGAATATCCCTGTCAATACTTCCGGTACTGGTGCTCCTTGCATTGCTTGCAATATATGATGCGATATCCGTTTACAAGACAAAGCACATGATCGACCTCGCGGAAGGTGTCATGGACCTGCGTTTACCCATCCTCTTTGTGATCCCCAAACATCTGAGGTACTCATTCATTGAGGACTCTTTCAATAAGGAAGAAGGCAAGGAGAAGGAAGCTTTCTTCATGGGACTGGGTGATGCTATCATGCCAACGATCCTCGTGGTCTCGGCAAATGTGTTCCTTGTGCAGAAAGCTGAATCATTGGGCTACATCGGATTCATATCCTACCCTGCCCTTGGTGCAATGATAGGAACTGTCATAGGATTCATAGCACTCAGTGTGCTGGTCATGAAAGGAAAGCCACAGGCAGGATTACCATTCCTGAACAGTGGTGTCATACTGGGATACATAGTGGGTGTACTGGCCTCCGGGGCCGGAACTCCTTTCTACTGA
- a CDS encoding metalloregulator ArsR/SmtB family transcription factor has protein sequence MRCCPEDPVIRLMWEEEMEQEKVMSPEAVESICQYLKVLANPTRLRIAYLLSERDHCVCELIYKIEQKQNLISHHLSVMKKNGIIESYNQSKWKYYRLSIDVSPVLDLFGEDRKDRA, from the coding sequence ATGCGATGTTGTCCGGAAGATCCTGTGATAAGACTTATGTGGGAAGAAGAGATGGAGCAGGAAAAGGTAATGTCCCCTGAAGCAGTTGAAAGTATATGCCAGTACCTGAAAGTACTTGCAAATCCCACACGCCTTCGGATAGCATACCTTTTGTCTGAACGAGACCATTGTGTATGTGAACTTATCTATAAGATCGAGCAAAAACAAAACCTGATATCCCATCACCTGTCAGTTATGAAGAAAAATGGAATAATTGAATCCTATAATCAGTCAAAATGGAAGTACTATCGGCTAAGTATCGACGTCAGCCCGGTGCTCGATCTCTTTGGGGAAGACAGGAAAGATCGAGCATAA
- a CDS encoding carboxymuconolactone decarboxylase family protein, protein MSFLNEQLPETAEYFAKMRDSIFGETSLDVRTKELIAVATSVLMRCEYCTEIHSKRAISNGSNQKEIAEAIAVAMFVAGGSQLGWTKVYDNIFTDIRDKDSEKNNLCCGNPK, encoded by the coding sequence ATGTCATTCTTAAATGAACAATTGCCTGAAACGGCTGAATATTTTGCAAAGATGCGTGATTCCATATTTGGAGAAACTTCTCTTGATGTAAGAACAAAGGAGCTTATTGCTGTTGCAACATCCGTTCTGATGAGATGTGAGTACTGTACTGAAATTCATTCAAAAAGGGCGATCTCCAATGGTTCTAACCAGAAAGAAATTGCAGAAGCGATCGCTGTTGCAATGTTCGTTGCAGGTGGTTCCCAGTTAGGGTGGACAAAGGTGTATGACAATATCTTCACCGATATCAGGGACAAGGATAGTGAAAAGAACAACTTGTGTTGCGGGAACCCAAAATAG
- a CDS encoding (Fe-S)-binding protein, with the protein MMDPTMKIKCVSNAMSNVTRRKIMGLLNEDNRSKKEIGEAVGQSMLDYHLQHLQQAEMIVVKDKMVEITDLGRSFMASGTSKLAEKKNDLSGARPIDVVEIRQLLPCIADSSKYRIIARLEPPLESALKLMEPLFPRSRYSEKLGVLIIQKGVRMITLYSTGAVTLTMVDDQEEALQILDDLKETINEAIKKGITPATREKIRVDHAEIYKYLPKTNCHICGEQSCYSFAIRLVAGETTLGRCTVLQDNKYSVNLEHLRVLMEYL; encoded by the coding sequence ATGATGGATCCCACTATGAAGATCAAGTGTGTGAGCAATGCCATGTCAAACGTTACCAGAAGAAAGATCATGGGTCTGCTCAATGAGGACAACAGGTCAAAGAAAGAGATCGGCGAGGCAGTCGGACAGTCTATGCTGGACTATCATTTGCAACATCTGCAACAGGCAGAAATGATAGTCGTTAAGGATAAGATGGTAGAAATTACAGATCTGGGCAGGAGTTTTATGGCGTCCGGGACCAGCAAGCTGGCAGAGAAAAAGAATGATCTGTCCGGGGCCAGACCAATTGATGTTGTGGAGATTAGGCAGCTCCTTCCATGTATTGCAGACTCGAGCAAATACAGGATCATTGCCCGTCTGGAGCCACCACTGGAAAGTGCTCTTAAGTTGATGGAACCACTTTTCCCGAGGTCGAGATATTCGGAGAAACTCGGGGTATTGATCATCCAGAAAGGTGTTAGGATGATCACCCTCTATTCCACCGGTGCTGTCACTTTGACCATGGTCGATGATCAGGAAGAGGCACTGCAGATACTTGATGACCTCAAGGAAACCATAAATGAGGCGATCAAAAAAGGCATTACACCTGCTACAAGGGAAAAGATAAGGGTAGATCATGCAGAGATCTATAAGTATCTCCCGAAAACCAATTGTCATATATGTGGTGAACAAAGCTGCTACTCATTTGCTATTCGACTGGTAGCCGGGGAAACAACACTGGGCAGATGTACAGTGTTGCAAGATAACAAATATTCAGTGAATCTCGAGCATCTTCGGGTTCTTATGGAATATCTTTAA
- the fen gene encoding flap endonuclease-1: MGVDIGELLKRSTIEVSNLSLDVVAIDAYNTLYQFLSIIRQRDGTPLKDSQGNVTSHLSGILYRMTNIVEAGVKPVFVFDGKPPEWKSGTIQKRTETRENAKVKWAEAKEKGLAEEAYKYAQASAKVDATIVEDSKKLLTAMGIPFVDAPSEGEAQASYMVKKGDADKIASQDYDSLLFGSPVVVRNLTVSGKRKLPKKNIYVDVKPEIINLKENLDELGVSHSQLIDIALCVGTDYNDGLEGVGPKTALKLIKEHGSIEKVLEVKGLEIPNLEDIKGFFTSPPVTDDYSLKWNKPDSQAVISFLCGEHDFSEDRVTKALERLEESSGSGQSTLDKWF; encoded by the coding sequence ATGGGTGTTGATATAGGAGAGCTTCTTAAGAGAAGCACGATCGAGGTATCTAACCTTTCTTTAGATGTAGTAGCGATAGACGCCTACAATACACTTTACCAGTTCTTAAGTATCATCCGGCAGAGAGATGGCACTCCCCTTAAGGATTCACAGGGAAATGTCACATCGCATCTGTCAGGCATCCTCTACAGGATGACCAATATCGTGGAAGCAGGAGTGAAACCTGTCTTCGTTTTTGACGGTAAGCCACCTGAGTGGAAATCAGGCACAATACAGAAACGTACCGAAACCCGCGAGAACGCAAAGGTGAAATGGGCCGAGGCAAAGGAAAAAGGGCTTGCTGAAGAGGCATACAAATATGCCCAGGCATCTGCAAAGGTGGATGCAACTATCGTCGAGGATTCTAAAAAGTTGCTAACTGCAATGGGTATCCCTTTTGTCGATGCCCCTTCTGAGGGAGAGGCACAGGCATCCTACATGGTTAAAAAAGGTGATGCGGACAAGATAGCATCACAGGATTACGATTCCCTTCTTTTCGGTTCCCCTGTGGTCGTGAGGAACCTTACTGTTTCAGGTAAGCGAAAGCTTCCGAAGAAGAACATCTATGTGGATGTGAAACCTGAGATTATCAACCTGAAAGAGAACCTTGATGAACTGGGTGTCAGTCATTCACAACTTATCGACATTGCTCTTTGTGTGGGTACAGATTATAATGATGGTCTTGAGGGTGTGGGTCCAAAGACGGCCCTCAAACTCATAAAGGAACACGGTTCCATAGAAAAGGTGCTTGAGGTGAAAGGTCTTGAGATCCCGAACCTTGAGGATATCAAAGGGTTCTTCACTTCCCCTCCGGTTACTGATGACTATTCTCTCAAATGGAACAAACCCGACTCACAGGCAGTTATCTCTTTCTTATGCGGAGAACATGATTTCTCAGAGGACAGGGTCACAAAGGCCCTGGAACGCCTCGAAGAATCTTCAGGAAGCGGCCAGAGCACTCTGGATAAATGGTTCTGA
- the gpmI gene encoding 2,3-bisphosphoglycerate-independent phosphoglycerate mutase, with protein sequence MSYENGPLLLMIIDGWGHTTEEQGNAVMAANTPVLDSLVEKYPSCLLQVSGEGVGLPEGQMGNSEVGHLNIGAGRIIYQDLTRINKDIKEGAFFENQVLLEAMENVKKSDSSLHLMGLFSYGGVHSHMDHMRAIVEMAKKEGVERVYIHAFLDGRDVPPQTALDDMKAHEEFCKRTGIAKTATISGRYYAMDRDKRWERTKLAYDALTLGEGILADDAVSAVSQAYERGENDEFVKPTVVTDGEGKPVATVMDGDSVIFFNFRPDRARQMTYAFVEDTFDGFERKVRPNVHYVCMAEYDEKLDVPIAFPPETIKDTLGEVLSKNNMKQLRIAETEKYAHVTFFFNGGVEKENEGEDRCLVRSPDVATYDLKPEMSAFEVTDELVEKIRSDNYDVIILNFANMDMVGHTGIIDAAIKAVETVDECTGRIIDALLEKGGAALITADHGNAEKMIDYDTGKPHTAHTSNPVRCVLVNGRDGMELQDGKLSDLAPTMLEILGIDKPEKMTGMSLIRK encoded by the coding sequence ATGTCATATGAGAACGGACCACTTTTACTGATGATAATTGACGGTTGGGGTCACACCACCGAAGAACAGGGAAACGCGGTAATGGCCGCGAATACACCTGTACTTGACTCTCTTGTAGAGAAATATCCTTCATGCCTGCTACAGGTCTCAGGAGAAGGTGTCGGACTTCCTGAAGGACAGATGGGAAACTCCGAGGTCGGACATCTCAACATAGGTGCAGGCAGGATCATCTACCAGGACCTCACACGCATAAACAAGGACATCAAAGAAGGTGCCTTTTTCGAGAATCAGGTTCTCCTTGAAGCAATGGAGAACGTAAAGAAGAGTGATTCATCACTTCACCTTATGGGACTGTTCTCATACGGTGGCGTTCACAGCCACATGGACCATATGAGAGCAATTGTGGAAATGGCAAAGAAGGAAGGAGTTGAGCGAGTGTACATCCATGCCTTCCTTGATGGAAGGGACGTACCACCTCAGACCGCTCTTGATGACATGAAAGCACACGAAGAGTTCTGCAAAAGAACAGGCATAGCTAAAACTGCAACCATCTCCGGCAGGTATTATGCAATGGACCGTGACAAGCGCTGGGAACGTACAAAGCTGGCTTACGATGCACTGACCCTTGGTGAAGGTATCCTTGCAGATGATGCTGTTTCAGCGGTCAGTCAGGCATATGAAAGAGGAGAGAACGATGAATTCGTCAAACCTACCGTGGTGACAGATGGAGAAGGCAAACCTGTTGCAACGGTGATGGACGGGGATTCGGTCATCTTCTTCAACTTCCGTCCGGACAGGGCAAGACAGATGACATACGCTTTTGTTGAAGATACCTTTGATGGTTTCGAGAGAAAGGTCAGACCCAATGTACATTATGTCTGCATGGCAGAGTATGATGAGAAGCTCGACGTACCTATCGCATTCCCACCGGAGACCATAAAGGATACACTTGGAGAGGTCCTGAGCAAGAACAACATGAAGCAGCTCCGTATAGCGGAGACCGAGAAGTACGCTCACGTGACATTCTTCTTCAACGGTGGCGTTGAAAAGGAGAATGAAGGTGAGGACAGATGTCTTGTACGATCACCTGATGTTGCCACCTATGACCTGAAACCCGAGATGAGCGCCTTTGAGGTCACAGACGAACTTGTGGAGAAGATTCGCTCTGACAACTATGATGTAATCATACTCAATTTTGCCAACATGGACATGGTAGGCCACACCGGCATCATCGATGCAGCGATAAAGGCCGTCGAGACAGTGGATGAATGCACTGGAAGGATAATCGATGCACTGCTTGAGAAAGGCGGGGCAGCCCTTATCACCGCTGATCACGGCAATGCTGAGAAGATGATAGATTACGATACCGGAAAGCCACACACTGCACACACATCCAACCCTGTAAGGTGCGTTCTTGTGAACGGAAGGGATGGAATGGAGTTACAGGACGGAAAACTCTCAGACCTTGCACCTACAATGCTGGAGATCCTGGGAATCGACAAACCTGAGAAGATGACAGGAATGTCACTTATCAGAAAATAG
- a CDS encoding MATE family efflux transporter, which translates to MHERSKLLADESIGKLLFKLSAPATVGMLVQALYNLVDTAFVGQALGENSIQAIGGISVAFPVMMIVMATALAIGIGGASMISRSLGERDMDRAENVMGNVLSMVLITSVLICVLGSIFITPVLQLFGATDTIMPYATDYLSIILYGSIFFMFALAMNNVVRSEGNANVAMYTMVISAIVNIILDPFFIFSSGYVEFTFFADKFGIVVQPLYVYGLGMGVKGAAIATVLAQTTGALFLIWYFASGSSTLRFHTRNLRPRWDIMKESISIGMGPLARNASSSLVVIVLNNILIAYGGGDVAIAVFGVVNRLFMFTFMPMYGIVQGLQPIVGFNYGARNFSRVMDSVKLSMLVTSTMSVAGFMLLIIFPEQLFSIFTSDQQLISSGKYATRIMVLALPLVGFQVVGASLYQAIGKARPSFLLAMSRQLLFLIPLVLILPHFFHLTGVWMAFPLSDGLSFMLTLVMVLREFRALSVMGENAS; encoded by the coding sequence TTGCACGAACGAAGTAAACTCCTGGCTGATGAGAGCATAGGCAAGCTCCTTTTCAAACTATCCGCTCCTGCCACAGTGGGAATGTTAGTCCAGGCTCTGTATAACCTGGTGGATACCGCCTTTGTAGGACAGGCACTGGGAGAGAACAGCATACAGGCCATAGGCGGCATATCTGTTGCTTTCCCGGTCATGATGATAGTTATGGCAACAGCACTTGCCATAGGTATCGGAGGAGCATCCATGATATCCCGCAGTCTTGGCGAAAGGGACATGGACAGGGCTGAGAACGTAATGGGAAACGTACTCTCCATGGTACTGATAACGAGCGTTCTCATCTGCGTGTTGGGAAGCATATTCATAACACCTGTATTGCAGCTTTTCGGTGCTACTGATACTATCATGCCCTATGCTACGGATTATCTCAGCATCATACTATACGGGTCCATATTCTTCATGTTCGCACTGGCAATGAACAATGTCGTGCGTTCGGAAGGGAATGCAAATGTGGCCATGTACACCATGGTCATCTCAGCCATTGTGAACATAATACTTGACCCGTTCTTCATCTTCAGTTCAGGATATGTCGAGTTCACCTTCTTTGCAGACAAATTCGGGATCGTCGTCCAGCCGTTGTACGTGTATGGTCTGGGAATGGGTGTTAAAGGAGCAGCCATAGCAACCGTCCTTGCACAGACCACTGGAGCATTGTTCCTCATATGGTACTTTGCATCAGGCAGTTCCACCCTTCGATTCCACACAAGGAACCTGAGACCCAGATGGGATATCATGAAGGAAAGTATCTCAATAGGAATGGGACCACTTGCAAGAAATGCCTCAAGCAGCCTTGTTGTCATCGTTCTGAACAACATACTCATAGCCTATGGCGGAGGAGATGTTGCCATTGCTGTCTTCGGTGTTGTCAACCGCCTTTTCATGTTCACTTTCATGCCAATGTACGGAATAGTGCAGGGATTGCAACCCATAGTAGGATTCAATTACGGTGCAAGGAACTTTTCCCGTGTGATGGATTCGGTGAAGCTCTCCATGCTCGTTACATCGACCATGTCGGTCGCAGGATTCATGTTGCTTATCATCTTCCCGGAACAGCTGTTCAGCATATTCACAAGCGACCAGCAGCTGATCTCATCCGGGAAATACGCAACACGTATCATGGTACTGGCACTACCACTTGTTGGATTCCAGGTGGTCGGTGCCTCACTATACCAGGCAATAGGCAAAGCACGTCCTTCCTTCCTGCTGGCAATGAGCCGGCAGTTGCTCTTCCTCATACCCCTGGTACTGATACTGCCACATTTCTTCCATCTGACCGGTGTATGGATGGCTTTCCCGTTATCTGATGGTCTTTCTTTCATGCTCACACTTGTGATGGTACTCAGGGAGTTCAGGGCACTTTCAGTAATGGGCGAAAATGCCTCCTGA
- the msrB gene encoding peptide-methionine (R)-S-oxide reductase MsrB, with protein sequence MGSLKVEEQIKKSDDEWKEILSKEQFIVLRQKGTEAAFTGKYYANKEKGTYLCAACGQELFSSDTKYDSGTGWPSFFKPISDDRVALKKDISNFMVRTEVVCSRCGSHLGHVFDDGPAPTGKRFCMNSISLDFKKEE encoded by the coding sequence ATGGGGAGCTTAAAAGTGGAAGAACAAATAAAGAAGTCAGATGACGAGTGGAAAGAGATACTGAGCAAGGAGCAGTTCATAGTATTACGTCAGAAAGGTACCGAGGCAGCTTTTACAGGAAAGTACTATGCTAACAAGGAGAAAGGCACCTACCTCTGTGCTGCATGTGGACAGGAGCTCTTTAGCTCGGATACCAAATATGATTCAGGCACTGGCTGGCCCAGCTTCTTCAAGCCCATCTCCGATGACAGGGTTGCACTCAAGAAGGATATCAGTAATTTTATGGTAAGGACAGAGGTTGTTTGCAGTCGATGCGGAAGTCATCTGGGTCACGTGTTCGATGACGGACCTGCACCTACTGGTAAGAGGTTCTGTATGAATTCCATATCACTGGACTTTAAAAAAGAGGAATAA
- a CDS encoding DUF1294 domain-containing protein encodes MTQPFIFFAYLLLVNLVAFALMGIDKRKAKKNKYRISEKTLFMSAIVGGSVGSLIGMYFFRHKTRHPQFQIGMPLILLIHIYILIRFLMPLFVIYMT; translated from the coding sequence ATGACACAACCCTTTATATTCTTTGCGTATTTGCTGCTTGTGAATCTGGTGGCTTTTGCTCTTATGGGTATAGATAAGAGGAAAGCAAAAAAGAATAAGTACAGGATATCTGAAAAGACCCTTTTCATGTCTGCTATCGTGGGTGGAAGTGTCGGTTCTCTTATCGGTATGTACTTTTTCCGACACAAGACAAGGCATCCGCAATTCCAGATAGGGATGCCTCTGATCCTGCTTATCCACATCTATATTCTGATCAGGTTCCTTATGCCACTGTTTGTAATATATATGACCTGA